The following are from one region of the Oncorhynchus nerka isolate Pitt River linkage group LG8, Oner_Uvic_2.0, whole genome shotgun sequence genome:
- the LOC115119967 gene encoding zinc finger protein 219-like: MAENVRSPFEYREPPTLDSDGDGSKPPLPPRGRGCVRKRKGTPVKVCDRAYVTEDEEEEEEESLSEHSYSPGDGQYPDGAEDRLPPTGSPYYLADPSQLCVSELGEEGASGVRGPVLFHPPPNCRIREVHCGSQVRLVVIAIRDIAKGEEITVDYSLMDWGENAMDEEPGPHPLSLSDYLTPSWSLSPSSSPLTHTEPSDSDREEEEEDDDDDEEEEMEELRGRMLRRRKKRKIATPPVTAKKKSVATPRAGPGRPCSSSFSRLAASSTPTVAQTPSQPATPLAPPTTNINNNININIGSSSGATVSRRQHCPYCGRHYRSLARHLEKHHANQPEVRAAMELSALHTHPSSSTSSSHGHIFASPQPSSSSTPAPPPLFSRERERDAVAARSSSGAVSFSLSLSPPSASQSAAAKKASNVSVQTPKPGSAPAVAPVKSPPTSTPPRRGRKPKREKEEQQKAEESIRSKEEEIPPPPTPKPEEEELEEELSGAGTVESPGDWSTQLANSHRHHMPPLLSSLSCLVLYLSRQQHSSFLSLTRSPSSAEAWRLLCHSSLALLILYNRHRECEVAKLTTQDYHNRTTPKPHPDPG, translated from the exons ATGGCGGAGAACGTACGGTCGCCTTTTGAGTACCGGGAGCCACCGACCCTCGACAGCGACGGGGATGGGAGCAAACCGCCTTTGCCGCCCCGGGG GAGGGGGTGTGTCAGGAAAAGGAAGGGTACCCCTGTGAAGGTGTGTGACCGGGCCTACGTgacagaggatgaagaggaggaggaagaggagagtctgtctgaacacagctacagtccag GTGATGGACAGTACCCAGACGGAGCGGAGGACAGACTGCCTCCAACCGGAAGCCCTTACTACCTCGCCGACCCCTCCCAGCTCTG TGTGTCGGAGCTGGGCGAGGAGGGGGCGAGTGGGGTCCGGGGGCCAGTGCTCTTCCACCCCCCGCCCAACTGTAGGATCCGAGAGGTGCACTGCGGGAGTCAGGTGCGGCTGGTCGTCATAGCGATTCGAGACATCGCCAAAGGAGAGGAGATCACAGTGGACTACAGCCTGATGGACTGGGGAGAGAACGCCATG GATGAAGAGCCTGGCCCCCAcccgctgtctctctcagacTACCTCACCCCCTCCtggtccctctccccctcctcctccccgctAACCCACACTGAGCCCAGCGATTCGGaccgagaggaggaggaagaagacgaCGATGACGACGaagaagaagagatggaggagttgAGGGGCCGCATGCTCCGCCGCCGAAAGAAGCGCAAAATAGCCACCCCCCCCGTCACCGCCAAGAAGAAGAGTGTCGCCACCCCCAGGGCCGGACCCGGGCGCCCCTGCTCATCCTCCTTCTCCCGGCTGGCTGCCTCCTCGACCCCGACCGTGGCCCAGACCCCGTCTCAGCCCGCCACTCCACTGGCGCCTCCCACcaccaacatcaacaacaacatcaacataaACATCGGCAGCTCCAGCGGGGCCACTGTCAGCCGACGGCAGCACTGCCCCTACTGCGGCCGCCACTACCGCTCTCTGGCACGCCacctggagaaacaccatgccAACCAGCCAGAGGTCAGGGCTGCCATGGAGCTGTCCGCACTCCACACAcacccttcctcctctacctcctcctcgcACGGCCACATCTTCGCTTCCCCCcagccctcctcttcctctactcctgcccctccccctcttttctccagggagagagagagggatgcggTGGCCGCTCGAAGTTCCTCGGGGGCGGTCTCCTTTTCACTCTCGCTCTCCCCACCCTCGGCTTCTCAGTCGGCCGCGGCCAAAAAAGCCTCCAACGTATCGGTTCAGACGCCCAAGCCAGGCTCCGCCCCTGCAGTGGCCCCGGTGAAAAGTCCTCCCACATCCACGCCACCCAGGAGGGGCCGCAAGccgaagagagagaaggaggagcagCAGAAAGCGGAGGAGTCCATCAGGAGCAAAGAGGAAGAGATACCTCCACCTCCTACCCCCAAGCCGGAGGAAGAAGAGCTGGAGGAGGAGCTGAGTGGAGCGGGGACCGTAGAGAGTCCTGGGGACTGGAGTACACAGCTGGCTAA cTCCCACAGACACCAcatgccacctctcctctcttccctctcctgccTGGTGCTCTACCTGAGCCGGCAGCAGCACTCTTCCTTCTTGTCTCTCACTCGCTCCCCCAGTTCGGCTGAGGCCTGGCGCCTCCTCTGCCATTCCAGCCTGGCGCTGCTCATCCTCTACAACCGCCACCGAGAGTGTGAAGTGGCCAAGCTCACCACCCAGGACTACCACAACCGCACCACCCCCAAGCCCCACCCTGACCCAGGCTAA
- the LOC135572972 gene encoding uncharacterized protein LOC135572972, with the protein MEAILSPFEHQVLCHLPRAGVLGKRGRIQPLILPPHCESCLELLLQTSSNVGVDPHSPYVFSRPFHSPATPLRGTDLLRNLARASGAKNPRALTQTRARQQVAILTQLLLLEEGEGQGQPGGAAAKRLEDFLQREYHVTQSCATIGRDPALMGRVGRVVIYGEKEGVLFRGMSLQHICLELDVMSGNSADSFSDSSDVEAEKVKEKVKEKVKEKVKEKVEEKEKVGEVKKQPGQPPSKNKAPAPSSVNPSLPGAHKRRIIQPKSGKRGVLKRPWSEAERIAVETHLKRNIMEQRVPAKADCERCLQLCPLLVSNQRDWRAIKFYCHNRIQLLKKQGRRERAGNSVR; encoded by the exons ATGGAGGCCATCCTCTCCCCCTTCGAGCATCAGGTCCTCTGCCACCTCCCCCGAGCAGGTGTGCTGGGCAAGCGGGGGCGCATCCAGCCCCTCATCCTGCCCCCGCACTGCGAGTCCTGCCTGGAGCTGCTCCTTCAGACCTCCTCCAACGTGGGCGTCGACCCCCACAGCCCCTACGTCTTCTCCCGGCCCTTCCATTCGCCCGCCACGCCGCTCCGGGGCACCGACCTACTGCGCAACCTGGCGCGGGCCAGCGGCGCCAAGAACCCCCGGGCGTTGACCCAGACACGGGCGCGCCAGCAGGTAGCCATTCTCACCCAGCTACTGCTCCTGGAGGAAGGCGAGGGGCAGGGCCAGCCGGGCGGGGCTGCCGCCAAGCGCCTGGAAGACTTCCTGCAGAGGGAGTACCACGTGACCCAGAGCTGCGCCACGATAGGCCGAGACCCGGCGCTGATGGGCCGTGTGGGCAGGGTGGTGATCTATGGGGAAAAGGAGGGGGTCCTCTTCAGAGGGATGAGTCTGCAGCACATCTGTCTGGAGCTGGATG TGATGTCAGGAAACTCTGCGGACTCCTTCTCAGACAGCTCGGACGTGGAGGCAGAGAAGGTTAAGGAGAAGGTTAAGGAGAAGGTTAAAGAGAAGGTtaaggagaaggtggaggagaaggagaaggtggGGGAGGTGAAGAAGCAACCAGGTCAACCCCCCAGCAAGAATAAAGCCCCCGCTCCCTCCTCGGTCAACCCCTCGCTCCCTGGTGCCCACAAGAGGAGGATCATTCAGCCCAAGTCCG GGAAGCGTGGGGTGCTGAAACGGCCCTGGTCGGAGGCGGAGCGCATCGCCGTGGAGACGCACCTGAAGAGGAACATCATGGAGCAGCGCGTGCCAGCCAAGGCGGACTGCGAGCGCTGCCTGCAGCTCTGTCCCCTGCTGGTCAGCAACCAGCGTGACTGGAGAGCCATCAAGTTCTACTGCCACAACCGCATCCAGCTACTGAAGAAGCAAGGCAGGAGGGAGAGGGCAGGGAACTCTGTTagatag